DNA from Bradyrhizobium japonicum USDA 6:
CGGTGTCATAGCCCTTGGGAAGACGCTGGATCATCATATGCGCCGACGCCAACTGCGCTGCCTCGACGACCGCCTCGTCGGAGGCGTCGTCGCGGAAACGCGCAATGTTGTCACGCACGGTACCGGCGAACAGTTCGACGTCCTGCGGAAGGTAGCCGAGGTTCTGTCCAAGGAAATTGGGATCGAAATGCCTGACGTCGTTGCCGTCGATGCGCACGCAGCCGTGCACCAGCGGCCAGGCACCGACCAGGGCCCGCGCCAACGACGATTTTCCGGAGCCGGACTGGCCAACCACGGCGACGACTTCGCCAGGGGCCAGTCGGAACGACACGTCGGCGATGGCCGGCAATTGCGATCCGGGGACGAGCACCGTCGCGGCCTCGACGGAGATTTCACCGACCAGGGCCGGCAATCGAGTCGGCTGTCGCTCAGTCGCGCGGTTCGCAAGCGCGCGGTCCAGCCTGGCATATGATGTGCGCGCGGCAACCAGCGCCTTCCACTGCGACACCGCAGCCTCGACGGGCGCGAGCGCGCGTCCCATGATCAGCGAAGCGGCGAACAAAACGCCCCCGGAAATCTCTTGCTGGATCGCGAGATAAGCGCCCACTCCCATGATGGCCACCTGAATCGCCATGCGCAGGAATTTGGAGATGGCGAGCAAGGTCCCGCCCCGTTCTCCGGCCGTCGCGCTTTCCAGCAGCGCCTGACCATGAGTTTCCGCCCAGGCACCGCGGACCGCAGGTCCCATTCCAAGCGCGCGGATCGCTTCGGCGTTGCGCAGCGAGGAGGTCAACCGGTCCAGTGCGTGAAGGTTCTTCGATGCGGCTGCATTCAGCGGCGCCTTCGTGACACGCTCGTTGAGGAAGGCGAGCGTCAGAATGATCATCGCGCCGATCAGGGCGACCAGGCCGATCAGCGGGTGGAGCAGGAAACACATCGCGAGGAAGATCGGCGTCCACGGCACGTCCATCAGCGACGTGATGACGCCGCCCGACAGCACCTCGCGCAAGGTGTCGACATCGCGCAGCAGCTGGACGTGATGCGAGCTGCTCGTGCTCAGCGCCTGTCCGAGCGCGGTCTCGAACGTCTCGCCAGAGACGAACCGGTCGAAGCGCAATCCGGTCTGCACGAGAACCCGGCTGCGAAAATGCTCGAGCGTCGCGTAGCTGATGAAGAGCACGAGCGCGATGAGCGAGAGCAGTAGCAGCGTCATCCCGTTTCGGCTCGTCAGCACCCGATCGTAGATTTGCATGGTGTAGAGCGGCGACACGAACACCAGCAGATTGATGAAGATAGATAGTCCGCCGGCCGCGAGCAGGCCGGGACGTATCCGACGGAAGGCATCCGCGAGCGCAGACTGTTTTGCCGAAGCGTGCATGTGCATATCCGGGCCGCCCTTGGCCGGGCGGCGGTAAACGGTTGAAAAATTGCATGCGATCGAGCGTCGAGACGCCCGCATTTCAACATTCCGCCGTGCGCGGAATGCCACCCCGCCTCTCGACCGCCCCGGTGGTCGCGAGGAACTCCCCAGAATGGACATGCGCGCAGCGCACCGCGCGCATGTCCTTGTCGATGTAGACGACCTACGAGCTTACGAATGCCACCCGTGATGATCGTTGTGGTGAGACATCCAATCGGCCAGATGCGCTACGAACGAGCCTGTGTCCGGCGTATCCGTCTGCCCAGAATCGGCATCCGCAGTCGTGTTCGACGTCGCATTGTGACCCCGCCACCAGGAATGATCTCCAGATGCGGACGACGTGCTGGCATTATTGAGCCACTGCGAGAAATCGAGCCGACCACCGTTGTGGTTGTGCCAGCCACCGCCGCCGGCCGTCTGCCAGGACGAACCGCCCCACCAGCCGCCGCCGCCGCCGTGGTGATGACCACCCCAGCCGCCAGTATCCGTCGAACCACCGTCTGACGGATCGGTCGTTCCGTCCGAGCCCGACACGGGAGGGGTGCCTCCGGTGCTACCGCCAGCATCGGCGACCGGCGGCGGGTTGCCGTCCGTGCCTGTGCTGCCGCCAGCGTCCCCAACCGGCGGCGTGTTGCCGTCCGTGCCGGTGCTACCGCCAGCGTCCACCGGCGGCGGCGTGCTGCCGTCCGTACCGGTGCTACCGCCAGCGTCCACCGGCGGCGGCGTGTCGGTCACCGGATCGGTAACAGGATCGGTAACGGGCGGAGCGGTCGCGCCCCCCGTGCCATGGCTCGTATTGTGCGCAAGGAACACCTGCTGCAGCTCCGGCGAGTCCTCGAGCGCGGTATCGCCTTCCTGCGAACCCCAAGCGTAGGCGTAGTCAAAGGCAGGATTGGGAACGAGCTCCGCCCAATGATCGATCATTGCCTGCTCTTGCTGGGCAGTCGGCAGCAC
Protein-coding regions in this window:
- a CDS encoding calcium-binding protein, with the protein product MATLHYAAGGGLDSQGNFAPAEAGFNLADVSYVDQVNALPDGVQGLVWLNQYQGVTQDFIDQVTPFLNNPKVFGFYLVDEPDMTGQWGPQADPADLKAESDWIHQHDPNLKTFTVLMNMGSADDPNYMNSYNQANTHIDYFGLDWYPVWEDRPNVDLSTIDKYVAAAEQAGIPLDSIVPVYQTFGGGDWITENGTHHVLPTAQQEQAMIDHWAELVPNPAFDYAYAWGSQEGDTALEDSPELQQVFLAHNTSHGTGGATAPPVTDPVTDPVTDTPPPVDAGGSTGTDGSTPPPVDAGGSTGTDGNTPPVGDAGGSTGTDGNPPPVADAGGSTGGTPPVSGSDGTTDPSDGGSTDTGGWGGHHHGGGGGWWGGSSWQTAGGGGWHNHNGGRLDFSQWLNNASTSSASGDHSWWRGHNATSNTTADADSGQTDTPDTGSFVAHLADWMSHHNDHHGWHS
- a CDS encoding type I secretion system permease/ATPase, whose translation is MHMHASAKQSALADAFRRIRPGLLAAGGLSIFINLLVFVSPLYTMQIYDRVLTSRNGMTLLLLSLIALVLFISYATLEHFRSRVLVQTGLRFDRFVSGETFETALGQALSTSSSHHVQLLRDVDTLREVLSGGVITSLMDVPWTPIFLAMCFLLHPLIGLVALIGAMIILTLAFLNERVTKAPLNAAASKNLHALDRLTSSLRNAEAIRALGMGPAVRGAWAETHGQALLESATAGERGGTLLAISKFLRMAIQVAIMGVGAYLAIQQEISGGVLFAASLIMGRALAPVEAAVSQWKALVAARTSYARLDRALANRATERQPTRLPALVGEISVEAATVLVPGSQLPAIADVSFRLAPGEVVAVVGQSGSGKSSLARALVGAWPLVHGCVRIDGNDVRHFDPNFLGQNLGYLPQDVELFAGTVRDNIARFRDDASDEAVVEAAQLASAHMMIQRLPKGYDTVIGDNGAGLSGGQRQRIGLARALFGKPVLVVLDEPNANLDGDGDRALADAIQRLRQSKVTIVIINHRPNLLAAVDKIVFMHEGRLGQIGTREEMLPALLGKTVAPMRRDVREPAEHHRADRHHHADGNHRTDGAHRPAQLSNQVRQAHATRQ